A DNA window from Pseudorasbora parva isolate DD20220531a chromosome 19, ASM2467924v1, whole genome shotgun sequence contains the following coding sequences:
- the LOC137047400 gene encoding uncharacterized protein yields the protein MRRPKKQQEAPVPNVSPSGQLGVSLHQSEDLKKTSFEKPMPNKPLRAPLAPMPKILGCPKLKIPEPPRQELLQQRTLAPSLKIEPAVCCTKLTDTISEWRHVTDPELRSKELLRQRLQNSPAVVPASSLIIRRPQREKWREMLEQEQQKNPKGESVPAKRTLVPPCSPQRPPGSLQGAPMPGWSTEAPAPRQKFGVETDKAPQINTSKVNRRTLSSLQPRTQLTRKRALDIAGVDRSPPQKKQRKEIKIKDQLSDQGSIDQMDYLCYIFTKCCVI from the exons GAGGCCGAAAAAGCAGCAGGAAGCACCTGTTCCCAATGTGTCCCCAAGTGGACAACTCGGGGTCTCTCTGCATCAGAGTGAGGATCTAAAAAAGACCTCATTTGAAAAACCAATGCCCAACAAGCCTCTAAGGGCACCTTTGGCTCCCATGCCAAAGATCTTAGGTTGTCCAAAACTTAAGATCCCTGAACCACCGAGGCAGGAGCTGCTCCAACAGAGGACTCTAGCCCCTTCCCTAAAGATAGAGCCTGCTGTCTGTTGCACAAAGCTTACTGACACGATCTCTGAATGGAGACATGTTACAGACCCTGAGCTGCGGAGCAAAGAGCTCCTGAGGCAGCGTTTACAGAATTCACCAGCAGTTGTGCCTGCCTCAAGCCTCATAATCCGTAGGCCGCAGAGGGAGAAGTGGAGGGAAATGTTGGAGCAGGAGCAGCAGAAGAACCCAAAGGGAGAGTCTGTTCCTGCCAAGAGAACACTTGTTCCACCGTGTTCCCCACAGCGACCACCCGGGTCTCTCCAGGGAGCACCCATGCCTGGTTGGAGCACAGAAGCTCCT GCACCTCGACAGAAATTCGGTGTGGAAACTGACAAAGCTCCACAGATAAACACTTCGAAAGTGAACCGGAGGACTCTGAGCAGCCTTCAGCCCAGGACCCAGCTGACCCGGAAACGAGCATTG GACATTGCAGGTGTGGACCGTTCACCACCCCAAAAAAAGCAGCGAAAGGAAATCAAAATCAAGGACCAGCTGTCAGATCAAGGCAGCATAGACCAAATGGATTATTTATGCTACATTTTTACCAAATGTTGTGTTATTtag